GCAACTCGCCGAAGGTCATTCCATCGTCACCATCGGCTCCGGCGGCTGCAACATGCTGGCCTATCTCTCGCGCAGCCCCTCCAGCATCGATGTCGTCGATCTCAATCCCAACCATGTCGCGCTGAACCGGCTGAAGCTTGCCGCCTTCCGGCACCTGCCTGACCACGCCGCCGTGGTGCACCATTTCGCCCAGGAAAATACCCGCTCCAACTCCCGCAGCTACGACCGCTTCATCGCCCCGAACCTCGATGCGCAGACGCGGGACTACTGGAACAAGCGCGGTGTGACCGGCCGACGTCGCATCGCGGCCTTCAACCGCAATTTCTATCGCACCGGCCTGCTCGGCCGCTTCATCGGCGCAGGCCATATCGTTGCCCGCCTTCATGGCGTCAAGCTGACCGATATCACCGAGACGCGCTCGCTGCGCGAACAGCGCCAGTTCTTCGACGATCGCATCGCCCCCCTGTTCGAAAAGCCGCTGATCCGCTGGATCACCGCCCGCAAGAGCTCCCTCTTCGGCCTCGGAATTCCGCCGCAGCAGTATGACGAGCTTGCCAGTATGTCCGAGGGCGGCACCATCGCCCCCGTGCTGCGCCACCGCCTCGAAAAGCTCGCCTGTCATTTCCCGCTGAAGGACAACTACTTCGCATGGCAGGCCTTTGCGCGCCGCTATCCGCAGCCCCATGAAGGCACCCTGCCCACCTATCTGAAGCCGGAGCTTTATCCGGCGATCCGTGCCAATGCGAACCGGGTCACCGTTCACCACGCCAGCTTCACCGAACTCCTGGCGCAGAAGGCGGCGGCAAGCGTCGACCGCTACATCCTGCTCGATGCGCAGGACTGGATGAACGACCGTCAGCTCAACGACCTCTGGGGCGAAATCACCCGCACGGCCGCTCCCGGCGCCCGCGTGATCTTCCGCACGGCGGCCGAAAAGAGCGTGCTGGACGGACGGCTTTCCGATACCCTGATGGAACAGTGGACCTACCATGCCGAAAGGTCCGCTGAGCTCAACAAGCAGGACCGGTCGGCCATCTACGGCGGCTTCCACATCTACGAGAGAAAAGCCTGATGGTCGCCGAAGCCGGGCTCGACGCCGAACATGCTGAGCGCATGGACAGCATGTATCGCTACCAGCGGCACATCTATGACCTGACGCGCAAATACTACCTGTTCGGCCGTGATCGCATGATCGCCCGGCTCGATGTCCCGCGCGAGGGCAGCCTGCTTGAAGTCGGCTGCGGCACGGGCCGCAACCTGCTTCTCGCCCATCGGCTCTATCCGACCGCCCGGCTCTACGGGCTTGATATCTCGGCGGAAATGCTCGTCTCCGCCCGCGCCAACTTCCGCGGAAAGCCGGCCGAACCGGTCCTTATCGTGGCCGATGCCACGACCTTCACCGCAGGCGAATTCGGCGTTTCCGGCTTCGACCGGGTGATGATTTCCTATGCCCTGTCGATGATCCCGGACTGGGAAAAGGCGATCGACGCGAGCCTTGCGGCGCTCAAACCCGGCGGCTCCCTGCATGTGGTCGATTTCGGCCAGCAGGAAGGTCTTCCCGGCTGGTTCAAGCGCTTCCTCCAGTCCTGGCTCGACCGCTTCCACGTCACTCCGAGGGCTGACCTCAGACGGGCTTTGGAAGCACGGCTTGAACGGGTCGGCGGGCGCCTGGAGTTCGAGACCGTCGGACGCGG
The window above is part of the Rhizobium sp. ACO-34A genome. Proteins encoded here:
- a CDS encoding S-adenosylmethionine--diacylglycerol 3-amino-3-carboxypropyl transferase; amino-acid sequence: MTDVAPDTDFRKNRKLKNALLQHKPLSKDGLSERLFGMLFSGLVYPQIWEDPEVDMEAMQLAEGHSIVTIGSGGCNMLAYLSRSPSSIDVVDLNPNHVALNRLKLAAFRHLPDHAAVVHHFAQENTRSNSRSYDRFIAPNLDAQTRDYWNKRGVTGRRRIAAFNRNFYRTGLLGRFIGAGHIVARLHGVKLTDITETRSLREQRQFFDDRIAPLFEKPLIRWITARKSSLFGLGIPPQQYDELASMSEGGTIAPVLRHRLEKLACHFPLKDNYFAWQAFARRYPQPHEGTLPTYLKPELYPAIRANANRVTVHHASFTELLAQKAAASVDRYILLDAQDWMNDRQLNDLWGEITRTAAPGARVIFRTAAEKSVLDGRLSDTLMEQWTYHAERSAELNKQDRSAIYGGFHIYERKA
- a CDS encoding SAM-dependent methyltransferase, which produces MVAEAGLDAEHAERMDSMYRYQRHIYDLTRKYYLFGRDRMIARLDVPREGSLLEVGCGTGRNLLLAHRLYPTARLYGLDISAEMLVSARANFRGKPAEPVLIVADATTFTAGEFGVSGFDRVMISYALSMIPDWEKAIDASLAALKPGGSLHVVDFGQQEGLPGWFKRFLQSWLDRFHVTPRADLRRALEARLERVGGRLEFETVGRGYAWHAIIRI